The nucleotide window CGCCAGCGCCAACTCGACGGCGTGGGACGCGACGGACGCCACCCGCTCGCAGGCGGCGGTGTCCGTCTCGGCGCTGTAGGCGCGTTCCGGCGGCGTCCAGACGACGACGTCGTGGTCGAACGCCGTCCGCGACAGGAGTTCGTCCGCCCGGTTGTCCGTGACGGTGACGCCGCCCAGCATACTCGCGGAGGCGTCGTCGAACGCGCCGGTGACGGTGACGCCCGCGTCGCGGGCCGCCGCGACACCCAGCCGACAGGCGTCCGCGAGCGAGACTGGGGTGTCGCCGTCTCTCTCGTCGCCGCTCTCCCCGTTCCGCTCGGCGACGATCGGCACGTCCAGCGCCGCGAGCGTCGCCAGCACGGTCGCGTTCGCGGCCGCAGACGACGACTTCAGCCCCGCCGCCGTCGGCACCTCGCTGGTCGTCCGAACCGTCCCCCCCTCGCCGTCGCCGTACCGTCCCGTCACGGCGGCGACACACCGCTCGATCAGCGTCGTGTCCCCGTCGGGTGCGCCGGCGATCTCGCCGGTCACCGTCTCTGTCTCCGGCGACAGCCGGACGGACGCAGTCGTCTCGGCGTCGATGGCGAACGCCGACCCGCGGCCCGTCGCCAGTGCGTTCACTACGGTGCCCGCGCCGGGCGCGACTGCACGACCGTACACGTCTCCGTAGGCGGCCCGTGAGCGAATCAAACTGGCGGTCCCGGCGGTCAGAGTTCCCGGTACTCCACGCCGCGGTACTGGAGCGCCAACTCGAACCGGTCGTCCGACTCCCGTCCACTGATCCGAGAGTCCGTCAGCTCGAACGTCTCCACCAGCCGCTCGCTGTCGCCAGGGCCGAACCCGTAGAACCGTCGTCTGACGTAGCCCACGCCCGCGAGGAACTGGTCGCCACCGATCGGGTCGTACCGAACCTCGACGCGGAGGTCGACAGTCCTGAACACCACGTCACCGCGGTTCTGGAGGTCGATGGTCACGTCACACAACGGTCCGCTGGGAGAGAACCGAACGTCGTACTCCCGCAGCTCGACGGCCAACGACCCCGGCGGCGGCGCCTGTGCCCCCTTCGGGGTCGGGCTCTCTGTCGCCGTCGGGGTTGGGCTCTCTGTCGCCGTCGGGGTTGGGCTCTCCGTCGCCGCCGGGGTTGGACTCTCCGTCGCCGCCGGGGTTGGACTCTCCGTCGCCATCGGGGTTGGACTCTCCGTCGGCGTCGGCATCGGGCTCTCCGTCGCCGTCGGGGTCTGCGGCGCAGTCGTGTCGACCGGCACCGGCGTCACCTCGTTGTCGCTGCCGAAGCCGAGACAGCCGCTCCCGACGCCCAACAGCGCGACGAGCAGTCCGCGTCGTGTCCGGTCCACACACGGCCGTTGCCGGGCAGACCGAATAAACCTGGCTCGACGCGCTCGGCTCACTCCCCCGCCAGCCAGGTTCGGTCGTGCGTCTCCCCCCAGCCGACGCGTTCCTCCCACGCGACCTCTGTCGCTCCCGTGACGAGCAGGTGTCGACCGGCCCGCGTGAAGTAGGCGTACGTCACGTCTCCGTCGAACGTGTAGTACACCCTGTTCCAGACGGTGTTGCCGACGAGCGTCGGACTCTCCCCGAACTCGTCGGTTCCGACGCGAGCGCCCGCCAGCGCCGCCCCCCGTCGTGCCGCGGCGACCGAGTCGTACGTCTGGACGTACGCTGTCCGGTCCGTGCCGACCGCCGGACTCTGGGTCCCGAACACCAGGGGCTCGCTCGCCACCTCTCCCGGGCCGCTCGTCTCCCCCTCGGTGAACGCGACGATCGTCTCGCGGCTCCGCCCTCGTCGCACCCGCAGCGGCGCGAACAACCGCAACAGCCCGCGCGTCTCCGCGTCCGACACGGCCGGTCGACCGAGATCGTACGGCGTCGGCGCCTCCGGCCGCGTCTCGTAGGCGTACGCGTCGAACCCCGTGTTCACGTCCCTGACCTGGAACAGCAACGGCGCCGTCGGGACGAACTCGCCACGCCTGGCGTACCGCACGGCCACGTTGTTGATCGGCTGTCTCGGCAGCGACTCCTCGTAGAACCGGTCGCTCGCCACTCCCTCCAGGTACTGAATCAGCCGATCGAGTTCCTCTCGAACCCGGTCGTCGTCACCCCGGCGTGCGAACCGCTCGATCGTCCCGCCGAACCCCTCCATCCGCCGGCGCAACAGGTTGTGGAGTCCGAAGTGGGGGGCGAACGCCGACTCCACTACCGCCACCTGTTCGCGGAGCGTCCGTCGGAGCCGGCGCGTCTCGGCCAGCGAGACCTCCGCTTCCGTTCGCAGCGCGACCCCCGCGTCCCTGGCCTCCCGCAGCGCCGCCTGCGCCCTGTCGACTGCCGCCGGGTACTCCGTGGCCAGCCACGTCACCTCGCCGACGAGCCGCCCGGTGCGGTCGGCGAGCTCCGGGTTCGGCGCCGGCGCCGGGGTCGCCGTCGGTGTCTCCGTCGGCGTCGTCGTCTCCTCTGGACCCACCTCCGTCCGTGCGCCGACGTCCCCGTCCGGCGCCGGCTCCGGCCGTCGGCCGGTGTCTCGGGCCACACAGCCGCCGGTCAGCGCCGTCGCCGCCACCCCCAGACGCAACGCCTCACGGCGATCCAGTCGCATACCGCTCCCTCTCGCGGGCGGGAGACGTAAACCCCGCGTTCGGGGGCTCTCCACGCGACCGGTTCTCTGGCCTCTCGGTCGCCGCTCGTCGCCCCCGACGGCTCCCGCGACGCGTCGGTGGGATTCAAACCCGTCGACCACTACGACCCGGACGATGCGTGCCGACCACGGCGTCACGGAGACGTTTGAGCAGAGGTTCGAGTCGTCGCCGACCGTGCTGTCGCGGGCCCCCGGGCGGGTGAACCTCGTCGGCGGCCACGTCGACTACAACGCCGGGATCGTCCTGCCGGCAGCCATCGACCGCGCCACCGTCGTCGCCGCCGCCCCGCGATCGGACGACACCGTCCGAGTGCACTCGGCACGAATGGACGACACCGTCACCGCGTCGCTGGGCGACGACCGCGACGACTGGGCCGCCTACGTCGTCGGCACCGCGACCGTCCTGGCGGACGACACCGATGTCTCGGCCGGGGTCGACCTGGTCGTCGGCGGCGACGTGATCGTCGGCGCCGGGGTCTCCTCGTCGGCGTCGCTAGAGGTCGCCGTCGCCGGCGCCGTCGACGCCGTCCACGACCTGGATCGGTCGCCCGAGGCGCTCGCGGACGCCTGCTGGCGCGCGGAAAACGAGGAGGTCGGGATGGCCTGCGGGATCATGGACCAGTTCGCCAGCGCGCTCGGCCAGGCGGACCACGCCCTCCGGATCGACTGCCGTTCGCGCGACGTGCGTCCCATCCCGCTCGACACCGACGCGGCCGAGCTGCTCGTCGTCGACACTACCGTCTCGCACGAACTCACCGACTCCGGGTTCAACGAGCGCGTCCGAGAGTGTCACGAGGCCACCGCCCGGCTGGACGAACTGCTGGGCAAGCGCGTCCGCTCGCTGCGCGACGTGACCCCGGACGAGGTGGCCGAACACGCCGAGACGCTCCCGGAGCCGCTCGCGGCTCGCGCCCGCCACGTCACCACGGAGATCCGACGGGTCCGCGCGGCCGCCGACGCCCTCGCAGACGGCGACTTGGCCCGCGTCGGCGACCTCCTCCGCGAGTCACACCGCAGCCTCCGGGACGACTACGAGGTGTCGTGTGCGGAACTCGACGCGGCCGTCGACGCCTTAGACACCGCCGCCGGCACCTTCGGCGCCCGCATGGTCGGCGGCGGCTGGGGTGGCAGCGCAATCGGTCTCGTCGAGCCCGACGCCCGAGAGAGCGTCGTCGACTCCGTGCGTGACGACTACCGCGACGCGACCGGGATCGACTGCGAGATCCACGCCGTGGACTTCGGTGACGGGCTGTCCGTTCGGCGGGTGTGAGTGTCCGTGAGAGGACATCTCTGGTCGCCTCGGCTGTCGGTCACTGCGTGACCGACCCCAGGTTCTATGGCGCGTCGAGTCTCCTCCAGAAGCGCCCCCTCACCCCCCCGCTAGCCTCTCGCCTCTCCTCTGACGGACGAACAGCCACCAATGTGAACGTGCGGAGAGACGACGGGTGCTGGACGATGACGCGATCGTGGTTCAGGCACTGATGGAGATGGAACCGCGTGCTACTGACCAGCGTCCGAGAGAGCTAAGATAGTTCACTCCACAGCTCATCTCTAGACGTGAGTCTAACAACCAAGCGGCGGGCGTTCCTCGCAACCGTGACCACGGGTTTCGCCAGTTCGTTGGCCGGGTGCGGTACACGGACAGCAAGTGATCCGATTGCGACCGCCCCGTCGGGTCACTGGCCCACTCGTGATCACGACTCACACAACACCGGCTACAGCCCGCGAGCAACGCCACCAGAAGAGAAGCCGACGGTCGTCTGGCGGACAACGGAACTTACGCGGTACAGCGACGCCGCCGTGACTGCCGGCCGGTTTTCACGCCCGACGCCGATCGTCATGGACGGCCGTCTGTTCGTCGGCGGTGAGGCGATCACCTGTTACGACGCCACGACGGGCGAGCGACAGTGGCGCTGTAATCGTGACAATCGGTTCGTCGTCGGCTGCGTCCACACGGATAGAGGCCTGTGTGTCGTCGAGCGAGCGAAGACGACACTGTCCGGAAGCTACTGGCCCCGAGGCTCGTTCGGTCTCGTCGACCCGGCGACGGGTACAGTCGAACACACCGTCAGCTGCGGTCTCGGCCCGTCTGCGCCCGTTACCGACGGCCGTCTCGTCGTCGTCCCAACGCAGCACGGACACGTCGGGTTCGCCGCGGACGGCACCCGCCGATGGCGTGTCGTCAACGAGAACGCCACAGAGCCGCCGGCACCGGCGGCAGTCACCGACGACTCCCTGTCGCTCCCGATGCCGACTACCGTCGGATACTACGACCGAACGGACGGCTGGCTGGCACACCTCCTCCCCGAGCCGACACGCCAGTGGAAACGCAGACCGGGACCGAGACGACGGTGGCGCTCACCCGTCGTGACCGGTGACGGAGTCGTCGTTCCGACGGTGCGTCTCGTCAATACGTTCGAACCGGAGAGTTCTGCCATCGCTCCCGGTCTCCACTGTTTCGGTGTCGACGGGGAGCGACGGTGGCACCGCCCGGTGCCGACAAAATGGATGACTGACGGTGGTCCACTGGGGTCGTTCGAGCAGTCGGTGTCGTCACCGGCGGTCGCGGACGGCGTCGGCTACGTCGTCTCTGCGCGTATTCCTCCACGCGACGACGGGTTCCCAGAGCGGACGAACACAACACTCCAAGCGTTCGAGACCGCGACTGGGGCGGAACGCTGGCGCAGGACATTCCCGGGTGAGGGGACTCGCGCGGTCGCGCCACTTGTCGCTGACGACCGAGTGTACGTTGCCCTCCCGCTGGACCGTGAGGGAGGCGGTACCGGACGCGTCGTCGCCTTCGACACACCCGGCGACCGACTGTGGTCGGTCGACGTTCCCGGTGTGCCCGTCCACCTCGCTGCCGTCGGCGATTTGTTGTACGTCACGCTCGCGCGCGGCAGGGTGATTGCGTACGGAGCCGCGTGACCGCCCCGCGGGTGGCATCTCCAACAGTCAGAGTCACACCACAGCCACTGTTCGCGCCTCCTGGCCCGCAACTGTCCCGTTCTCGCGGCTGCGTCCCCCGAACCGGCAGCGTTCTTGATTTCGGCTCGTTCGTCGTCCACTTCGCCCACAACAGAGCCTGGAGGCGACGAAGGGATTCGAACCACGGTCGCTCACTCCGTTCGCTCCCCGCTTCGAACCCCGCCTCTACGACTGTTCGCGGTCGCTCCGCTCGCGGTTCACTCCGTTCACCGCTCACGTCGCTCCCGCAGAACAGCCTGGGGCGGGATTCGAACCCGCGAAGTCTCGATTACAAGTCGAGTGCATGCACCGCCCATGCTCCCCAGGCGCACTCTGCCGTACCGCACCCGGATACGTGAGCGTGTCGCTTTCAGTCGATCAGTCTCGGATCTCCTTCTCCATCTCCACCCGGAACACCTCGTACCCGTTGCGCTCGTAGAACCGCCGTGCGTCCGTGTTTCCGGCCATCGCCTCCAACGAGACGTGCGTCACGTCGTCGGCTGCCAGCCGGTCTTCTGCGGCCGCGAGCAGGCGCCCGCCGACCCCGCGGCCACGGTACTGTTCGTCGACGAACAGGTCGTGGACGAGCCCCCGCCGGCTGTCCACGTCGTAGTCACCCTGTTCTTTGGAGAAGGTGACGAACCCGACCACCTCGTCGTCGTCGCGTGCGACGAGCAGTCCGCCGGTCACGGCGTGTTGGGCTGCGGCGTCCCGGGCGAGCTGCCGGTTCGGCTCCGCCAGGAGGTGTGAGCCGTACGCTCGTTGGTCGGTCGCGAGTCTGACCCACAGCTCCGCGACCGCGTCCACCGCCGAGATGTCGCCCGGCCGCACCCGCACGGGGTCACCGCCGTCCGTCGCCGAGCGCTCGTGTCCGGCCACGCCGCCGTAGACGGCTGCCGCCGGCTTGTGTCTTCCGGGCGGCTACAGCTCCGGCTCCGTCGTCTCCGTCTCCTCCAGGGACCGACTCTGGAGCGTCTCGCCGCTGTCGGCGTCGAACAGGTGGATCGCCGACTCCGGGATGCGCGCGACCGCCGGCTGCCCCTCGTCGACGCGACGCATCCCACCGACCGTGGCGACGAACGTCCGCTCGGAGTCCGCCGAGAACGCCAGGTAGACGTTGTTCTCGTCGCCCATCGGCTCCACCACGTCCACCGTCGTCTCGAAGTCGCGGTTGTGTTCCACCGCGCCGACGACCTCCACCGACTCCGGCCTGATCCCCAGCGTGACGTGGGTCGTGTCGCCCAGCGACTCCCGCGTGTCCGCCGAGACGGGGTAGGTGAACTCCCCCGCGGCCGTGTCGCCGCCGGGCGCGTGGACGAGTTCGTCGCCGCGGGCCTCCATCTCGAAGAAGTTCATCGACGGCTCGCCGATGAACCCCGCGACGAACCGGTTTGCGGGCTGGTGGTACGCCTCCAACGGCGTCGCCACCTGCTGGAGTTCGCCGTCGTTCAGGATGGCGATCCGGTCGCCCATCGTCATCGCCTCCGTCTGGTCGTGGGTGACGTACACCGTCGTCGTGTCCAGGTCCTCCTGGAGCCGTTGGAGCTCCGTCCGCATCTCCGACCGGAGCTTGGCGTCCAGGTTCGACAACGGCTCGTCCATCAGGAACACCTCCGGCTCCCGGACGATCGCCCGCCCGAGCGCCACCCGTTGACGCTGGCCGCCCGACAGCTCCGCCGGCTTCCGCTCCAACAGCTCCGCGATCTCGAGCAGTTCCGCCGTGTCGTCCACGAGCGTCCGGATCTCGTCGTCCGACATCTCCGTCGACTCCTCGAGTCCGAACGACATGTTTCCCCGGACCGTCATGTGGGGGTACAGCGCGTACGACTGGAACACCATGGCGATGTCCCGATCCTGCGGCTTCCGGTTGTCGATCACGCGGTCGCCCAGCCGGATGTGGCCGTCCGTCACCGTCTCCAAGCCGGCGATCATCCGGAGCGTCGTCGACTTCCCGCAGCCCGACGGGCCGACGAGCACCAGGAACTCCCCGTCCGGCACGTCGATCGATACGTCCTCGACGGCGACCACCTGGCCGCCGTCGTCGTCAGTGAACACCTTCGTCAGGTCGTCCAGTTGGAGTCGTGACATGGTTACGTGGCCACCCCCTTGGCGAACTCCTCGCCGAACAGCACGTACACCGCCAGCGTCGGTAGGGCCGCGACGAACGCCCCGGCCATCCGTAGTCCGAAGATCGTCCCGCTCTGTGACGCCCCCAGCCCGGCGAGGATCAGCGTAACCGGGGCCGCCGCCGACGACTCCGCCTGCACCAACACGAGCGCGAACAACAGGTCGTTCCAGATCTGGGTGAACTGGTAGATCAACACGACCGCGAACATCGGCGTCGACAACGGGAACACGATCCGCCGGTACGCCCGCCTGACGGTCGCCCCCTCGAGTCGTGCCGACTCCAGCATCTCCTCGCTCATCCCCTTGTAGTACGACCGGAACAGGATCGTACAGATCGGGATGCCGTACGCAGTGTGTGTGATGATGAGTTCTACGATCCCGGCGTAGGCGCTCTCGATCCCGAGCAGCCCCCAGATCCCCAGCTGTGACAGACCGAGGATCGAGAAGAACCGCGTCAGCGGCACCAGGACCGCCTGGTACGGGATGAAGATCCCGGCGACGAACAGGAGCAACACGCCGACCTGGCCCCGCCAGTCCGTCAGAGTGAGCCCGTAGGCGGCGAAGCTGCCGAACAACGCCGACAGGATCGTCGCCGGCACGGCGTACAGCAGACTGTTCACCATCCCCGGGAGCAGCTCGGACACCGCCGTCGCGTAGTTACCGAGGGTGAACCCCTCCAACGACGGCACGATCGGCGAGGTCGTGCTCACCGCGCTCGGCGTCTTCAGCGAGGTGACGATCCCCGTCTCGATCGGCGTCAGGAAGAACGTCAAGAGGACTCCCAGAGAGAGGTACAGCCCGATGCGGTACGGGTTCAGGTCGAACCCCTCCTCGTTCGCGTCGAGTGTGCTCACGCGACCACCTCCGAGCGGTGCGTCCGTCCGTGTTCGTGTGTGCGTGTCATCGTGTCGGTGTCAGAGGTTGTCGTTCGTGTACTCGTAGTAGAGGTACGGGCCGATCACGCCCAGCGCCATCAGGAACAACAGGATGGCGATGGCGGAGCCGTACGCCCAGTTCTGGTTCTGGAACGCCTCCCGCACCATCTTCGTCGCCAGGATGTCCGCCCCGTTGGGCGGGCGGTACCCCCCGACGAGCGCGAACAGGAAGTCGAACGCCTTCAGCGCGAACACCATCAGGACGACCGACGCCGAGACGGTCGCGCTCTTCAGCTGTGGGACGATCACGCGCCAGTACATCTTCAGGACGGAGGCACCGTCCACCCGAGCAGCCTCGAAGTGTTCCGTCGGAATCGCCCGCAGCGCGGCGAGGTACACCACCATCGTGTAGCCGGAGAACTGCCACACGAGCGCGAGCACCACCGCCGCCAACACGAGCGTCTGGTTGCCGATGAAGGCGAACGGCCCGACGCCGATCACGCCGAAGAGGTTGTTCAACACCCCGTCGTAGTCGTATATCCACAGCCAGAACTGTGCCGTGACTACGAACGACAGACTCATCGGCAGGAGGTAGATCGTCCGGAACGTGTTCTCGAACCTGATGTTACGATCGACGAGGATCGCAATCACGAGCCCGAACGCCAACGACACTACGGTGAACCCGACCAGCAACACGAGCGTGTTCACGCCCGCCGTCACCACCTGCGTGGACGAGAACGCCTGGGCGTACATGTCGAAGTCCAGGTCGGTGTAGTCCGGGTTGGCGAACCCCTCGTAGTCCGTCAGGCTGATGACGACGTTCCAGACGACGGCGCCGTAGACGAACAGCCCGACGAGCGCCGCCGGCGGCAGCCAGAACGGCGCCGACTCCAGGAAGTCCTCCCCCACCCGGTCGGCGAGACGTTCGCGGACGCCACTGTCTGCCGGGACCCCGCCGTCCGTGACCGTCTCCTCCTCGTCGTCGGTACCCACCACACGCTCCAGCACTTGTCGCACGTACGAAAAAGTGGTCATCGTTGGGCTACGTTACGACTGGAGCGTCGAGACGAACGACTCGGTCGCCGAATCGACGTTGTACGGCCCGGTGAAGTCGCTCGTCAGTGCGCTCTTCAGCGAGCTGACCTGCTCCGGCTGGGCCGCCAGCCCGTGTGCCAGCGTCGGCGGCTTCTCGTTCGCCTCGGCGAAGTCCTGGATCGTCTCCTGGAGGTACGGGCCGAACTCGCTCTCGTCGACGTCCGTCCGAGTCGGGATGGACCCCTTGAACTTGTTGAACGCCACCTGGGCGTCCTTGGAGCCGACGAACCGCATCCACGTCTCCGACGCCTCCGGAGACGGATTGTTCGACGGGTAGAGGAACGCGTCCGTGTGGAAGGTGTACATCCCCTCCGTCCCGGGGAACGTCTTGAAGCCCCAGTCTTCGTCGTACGCGAAGTCCTCTCTGTTCCGGAAGGCACCGGCCGCCCAGTTACCCTGGTGGATGAACGCGGCGTCGCCGTCCATGATCATCTGGTTGGCGCCCGTGAAGCCGGTGGAGGCGGCACCGTTCTCGATGTACTCGTCCAGCATGGTCTTCGTGACCGAGAAGGCCTCCCGGACGGCTCCCTTCGAGCCACCGTTGTTGACGAAGTCCATGTAGGAGTCGACGCCGCCGGTCGACAGCATCACCGCCGCCCACAGCTGGAGTGTCGTCCACGGCGCCTTCATGCCGTGTGCCAGCGGCACCGCGTCCGTCTCCGAGGCGACGGTGTCCATCGCGTCCATCAGCTTCGACGCCGAGTCCAGCGAGTCGGGATCGACGCCGGCGTCCTCCAGGACGCTCACGTTGTAGAACAGGCAGTTGAGCCGGTGAGAGCCGATGGGCACCGCGTGGTAGGTGCCGTCCTGTCGGCACAGCTCGGCCGCCTCTTCGACGTGTGCCTCCGCGAGGCCGTCGTCACCCTCCCAGACGCTGGAGATGTCCCCGAGGACACCCTCGTACCGTGCGAAGTTCTTGCCCGGCCAGTCCTGGAAGGCGCTCGGTGGGTCGTCGTTCGAGAACCGCGTGTTGAGCACGCTCTTGAGGTTCTGGTTGGCCCCTCCACCGATGGCCTTGAAGTTCGACGCCACGTCGGAGTGTTGCTCGTTCCAGACGGAGATCAGGTTCTCGACCGCCTTCTTCCCGTCACCCCCCGTCCAGGCGTGCAACACCTCTAGTTCGTTCGATGCACCGTCACCGCCGCCGCTCGCACAGCCGGCGGCTGCCAGTGTCGCTCCGACGCCTGCGGCACCTTTCAGGTACCGTCTCCGTGTGATTTCGTCTGTCATAGTGAGTCCTCGGTGGCACGGCGCTCCACGCGGACACAGTGCACACCACTGTGAGCCGTCCCCGTGAAACGTAGCCACACTGTCCACCTGGTGGGTAACACTTACTACATAAATTGTTTACGTTCGAAAATTCTCGGTCACCACAACAGCTGTTGTGGCAACTGCAGCACAGGCCGTGACGCCGTTCACGTCGCTCACGTCTCCCGGACACAGTCGTCGAGGTACCGGCGGATCGCCCGGCGCGTGCGGGCCACCGTCTCCGGGTCGTCGAGTGTCACCGCGCGTTCCAGTCCGCCGTAGGCGGTCGCGTAGAGGAACTCCGCCGTCTCCTCCGGGTCGACCGGCCGGAACACCCCCGTCTCCGTGCCCGCCCGGAGTGCGTCCGCCAGCAGTCCCAGGATCACCTCGTCGGATCGGCTGAACCGCTCGTGGAACGTCTCCGAGTGGGGCGCGTTCGCCCGAATCTCCAACAACGCCCGCCGGAAGCGCATCCCTTCTTCGTCCAACTCCGGCGGCAACAGCCTGTCGAGCACCGCCCACAGTCGTTCCTCGGGGTCGCCGTCCGCGGTCGCCGTCAGGTCCGACTCCAGTCTGTCCAGCATGAATCGGAGGAAGTCCTCCAGAAGCGCCTCCTTGTCGTCGTAGTGGTAGTACAGCAGCGACTTGCTCTTCTCGAACTCCGCCGCGATGGCGGAGATGGTCGTGTCGGCGTAGCCGTTCGCACACAGCGCCCGGTAGGCTGCCTCGACGATCGCCGCCTCCGTGTCGTCGGACACCTCCGACTCTGTCATTGTCGGACGTTACGAGAGCCCGGACATAACCCCGGCGCTCACCGTTCGAGCCCACCGTCGACCGACCACTCCGACGCCGGCCCCGCGAGCCACCCCAGCCGAGTCGCTCGCTCGCGCTCGCGGTTTTCCCGCGCGTTCGCAGTCGACGGGCAGCCGCGGCGTGCGCCGCCAGTCTGGCGTCCGGGGTGCCGACGCCCGTCACACTCCTGCGGGACGCCGCCGCAGTCTGTCGTACGAGCGACACAGACAGAGTCGTCGCAACGACGGTGCTACGGGAGGTACCGCACGGAGACGACCCCCTCCTCCGATCGCACCTCGACGTGCGACGCCCCGGCGCGGGCGGCCTGGAGCAGCCGCGTCTCCCGGTCGTTCACCACGTCGTCGACGGCGACCTCCGTCCGGTCGTCCGGCACCGTCAGGACGTGCAACTCCCCGTCGCCGGCGCGCTCCTGCCGTGTCACCTCGCCGACGGACTGCTCGGCGGCGATCTCGCGGGCCTGCGTCGTCGGCGTCTCCCCGCTCGCGCGCACGGCCACCTCGCGGCGCTCGGCCACCTCCCGGACGTCGTACGTCACCCCCATCGGCGGCTCCGGCGTCACCGTCGCCTCGATCACCGTCTCCGCGTCCAGACCCGGGTTCTCCGACAGCGTGTGGACCTGCCCGGTGTCGGCGTCCCGCAACACTGCCGACTCTTCGTCTGCGTGGGTCACGAGGAACGTCCCCGTGACGGCCTCGTCGTCCGTGTCCGCCTGCTCGTCTGACGCGTCCGACTCGTCGATCTCGGCGGCCAACTCCGCCGCGAGTTCGGCGGGGTCGACCGCCTCGCCCGGCGTGTCGTCTGTCACGGGTCGCAGTAGACGCTGCGTGGGTTTCGGGGTTTCGTCACGCGGGCGTCGATCAGCAGTTCGTGTACTCGTCGTCTCGTTCCGAGTAGTTGATCTGGGTGAATCCCATTTCGTCCTTGTGGCC belongs to Halobaculum sp. MBLA0143 and includes:
- a CDS encoding ABC transporter ATP-binding protein, with translation MSRLQLDDLTKVFTDDDGGQVVAVEDVSIDVPDGEFLVLVGPSGCGKSTTLRMIAGLETVTDGHIRLGDRVIDNRKPQDRDIAMVFQSYALYPHMTVRGNMSFGLEESTEMSDDEIRTLVDDTAELLEIAELLERKPAELSGGQRQRVALGRAIVREPEVFLMDEPLSNLDAKLRSEMRTELQRLQEDLDTTTVYVTHDQTEAMTMGDRIAILNDGELQQVATPLEAYHQPANRFVAGFIGEPSMNFFEMEARGDELVHAPGGDTAAGEFTYPVSADTRESLGDTTHVTLGIRPESVEVVGAVEHNRDFETTVDVVEPMGDENNVYLAFSADSERTFVATVGGMRRVDEGQPAVARIPESAIHLFDADSGETLQSRSLEETETTEPEL
- a CDS encoding PQQ-binding-like beta-propeller repeat protein, whose amino-acid sequence is MTTGFASSLAGCGTRTASDPIATAPSGHWPTRDHDSHNTGYSPRATPPEEKPTVVWRTTELTRYSDAAVTAGRFSRPTPIVMDGRLFVGGEAITCYDATTGERQWRCNRDNRFVVGCVHTDRGLCVVERAKTTLSGSYWPRGSFGLVDPATGTVEHTVSCGLGPSAPVTDGRLVVVPTQHGHVGFAADGTRRWRVVNENATEPPAPAAVTDDSLSLPMPTTVGYYDRTDGWLAHLLPEPTRQWKRRPGPRRRWRSPVVTGDGVVVPTVRLVNTFEPESSAIAPGLHCFGVDGERRWHRPVPTKWMTDGGPLGSFEQSVSSPAVADGVGYVVSARIPPRDDGFPERTNTTLQAFETATGAERWRRTFPGEGTRAVAPLVADDRVYVALPLDREGGGTGRVVAFDTPGDRLWSVDVPGVPVHLAAVGDLLYVTLARGRVIAYGAA
- the galK gene encoding galactokinase, yielding MRADHGVTETFEQRFESSPTVLSRAPGRVNLVGGHVDYNAGIVLPAAIDRATVVAAAPRSDDTVRVHSARMDDTVTASLGDDRDDWAAYVVGTATVLADDTDVSAGVDLVVGGDVIVGAGVSSSASLEVAVAGAVDAVHDLDRSPEALADACWRAENEEVGMACGIMDQFASALGQADHALRIDCRSRDVRPIPLDTDAAELLVVDTTVSHELTDSGFNERVRECHEATARLDELLGKRVRSLRDVTPDEVAEHAETLPEPLAARARHVTTEIRRVRAAADALADGDLARVGDLLRESHRSLRDDYEVSCAELDAAVDALDTAAGTFGARMVGGGWGGSAIGLVEPDARESVVDSVRDDYRDATGIDCEIHAVDFGDGLSVRRV
- a CDS encoding TetR/AcrR family transcriptional regulator, whose protein sequence is MTESEVSDDTEAAIVEAAYRALCANGYADTTISAIAAEFEKSKSLLYYHYDDKEALLEDFLRFMLDRLESDLTATADGDPEERLWAVLDRLLPPELDEEGMRFRRALLEIRANAPHSETFHERFSRSDEVILGLLADALRAGTETGVFRPVDPEETAEFLYATAYGGLERAVTLDDPETVARTRRAIRRYLDDCVRET
- a CDS encoding GNAT family N-acetyltransferase; this encodes MAGHERSATDGGDPVRVRPGDISAVDAVAELWVRLATDQRAYGSHLLAEPNRQLARDAAAQHAVTGGLLVARDDDEVVGFVTFSKEQGDYDVDSRRGLVHDLFVDEQYRGRGVGGRLLAAAEDRLAADDVTHVSLEAMAGNTDARRFYERNGYEVFRVEMEKEIRD
- a CDS encoding ABC transporter substrate-binding protein; amino-acid sequence: MTDEITRRRYLKGAAGVGATLAAAGCASGGGDGASNELEVLHAWTGGDGKKAVENLISVWNEQHSDVASNFKAIGGGANQNLKSVLNTRFSNDDPPSAFQDWPGKNFARYEGVLGDISSVWEGDDGLAEAHVEEAAELCRQDGTYHAVPIGSHRLNCLFYNVSVLEDAGVDPDSLDSASKLMDAMDTVASETDAVPLAHGMKAPWTTLQLWAAVMLSTGGVDSYMDFVNNGGSKGAVREAFSVTKTMLDEYIENGAASTGFTGANQMIMDGDAAFIHQGNWAAGAFRNREDFAYDEDWGFKTFPGTEGMYTFHTDAFLYPSNNPSPEASETWMRFVGSKDAQVAFNKFKGSIPTRTDVDESEFGPYLQETIQDFAEANEKPPTLAHGLAAQPEQVSSLKSALTSDFTGPYNVDSATESFVSTLQS
- a CDS encoding carbohydrate ABC transporter permease; its protein translation is MSTLDANEEGFDLNPYRIGLYLSLGVLLTFFLTPIETGIVTSLKTPSAVSTTSPIVPSLEGFTLGNYATAVSELLPGMVNSLLYAVPATILSALFGSFAAYGLTLTDWRGQVGVLLLFVAGIFIPYQAVLVPLTRFFSILGLSQLGIWGLLGIESAYAGIVELIITHTAYGIPICTILFRSYYKGMSEEMLESARLEGATVRRAYRRIVFPLSTPMFAVVLIYQFTQIWNDLLFALVLVQAESSAAAPVTLILAGLGASQSGTIFGLRMAGAFVAALPTLAVYVLFGEEFAKGVAT
- a CDS encoding carbohydrate ABC transporter permease, translated to MTTFSYVRQVLERVVGTDDEEETVTDGGVPADSGVRERLADRVGEDFLESAPFWLPPAALVGLFVYGAVVWNVVISLTDYEGFANPDYTDLDFDMYAQAFSSTQVVTAGVNTLVLLVGFTVVSLAFGLVIAILVDRNIRFENTFRTIYLLPMSLSFVVTAQFWLWIYDYDGVLNNLFGVIGVGPFAFIGNQTLVLAAVVLALVWQFSGYTMVVYLAALRAIPTEHFEAARVDGASVLKMYWRVIVPQLKSATVSASVVLMVFALKAFDFLFALVGGYRPPNGADILATKMVREAFQNQNWAYGSAIAILLFLMALGVIGPYLYYEYTNDNL
- a CDS encoding DUF5812 family protein; amino-acid sequence: MDESDASDEQADTDDEAVTGTFLVTHADEESAVLRDADTGQVHTLSENPGLDAETVIEATVTPEPPMGVTYDVREVAERREVAVRASGETPTTQAREIAAEQSVGEVTRQERAGDGELHVLTVPDDRTEVAVDDVVNDRETRLLQAARAGASHVEVRSEEGVVSVRYLP